The Devosia sp. A16 genome includes a window with the following:
- a CDS encoding FAD-dependent oxidoreductase yields MSALSNRFPADAPHGLGGAELDRDKPLQFRLNGRVITGFAGDTVLSATLANGIQIAGRHRDEALALDESFAPLVSTGKGIALPMERTPALPGLELVTIGSRRDPIVSSGLLGALRNRLLGPARTLNHRYGNEPMASPPWHSAALDETIETDIAIVGGGVAGLSAAVAAAGAGKNCVLIERHQSLGGTIRYFGAIDAEATPEVTVERLVTGLAGKSSVSILTRAEAFAIAGTTLRVHQVVVDNGKPVSRVLAIAARHIVLATGASERLPLFPGNRTPGVVGALTAFLRAERFGVWPGRRALFTTPNSFAYRLALHVADAGIEVQRIVDSRLSTTSRFVDFAKATGITLASALAPSHAEPLQRNQPGLRVGFAVAIDGIAQDSSAMETDQLVAAGAWQPDILLWLRAGGRAAWDQANGWLGPQGTLPAVALAGAAAGYHTTAAALSSGKAAVLGLLGKMAPPVVDAIIEEAFETPDARTPIAPFRSSARSGTYLDRGSSLITRRAAAASRYGISGLATRAVQLGLADIAAAVDIGAITARDAGSVAAERCALSGEIRDVGWRVPAQPAPDQEVPLPPAYLAGRFGDKAQIWTITAADARSFEPGCLVFENSETSDPLKAIGVTFAPHRAGANGGIALLRSGPDAAGTELYVRDAGTAVAARLVERLKLRS; encoded by the coding sequence GTGAGCGCCCTCTCCAACCGTTTTCCTGCCGACGCCCCGCACGGCCTCGGCGGCGCCGAACTCGACCGGGACAAGCCGCTGCAGTTCCGGCTCAACGGGCGGGTGATTACGGGCTTTGCCGGCGACACGGTGCTCTCGGCCACCCTCGCCAACGGCATCCAGATCGCCGGCCGGCACCGCGACGAAGCGCTGGCGCTCGATGAGAGCTTCGCGCCGCTGGTCAGCACCGGCAAAGGCATCGCGCTGCCGATGGAGCGCACGCCGGCCCTGCCCGGCCTCGAGCTGGTGACCATCGGCAGCCGGCGCGACCCGATCGTCTCGAGCGGGTTGCTCGGGGCACTGCGCAATAGGCTGCTCGGCCCGGCGCGCACGCTCAACCATCGCTACGGCAACGAGCCGATGGCGAGTCCGCCCTGGCACAGCGCCGCGCTCGACGAAACCATAGAGACCGACATCGCCATCGTCGGCGGCGGGGTCGCTGGCCTCAGCGCCGCGGTCGCTGCTGCAGGCGCCGGCAAGAACTGTGTGCTGATCGAGCGCCACCAGAGCCTTGGCGGCACCATCCGCTATTTCGGGGCGATCGATGCCGAAGCTACGCCCGAAGTGACCGTAGAGCGGCTGGTCACCGGCCTCGCCGGCAAGAGCTCGGTGAGCATCCTCACGCGCGCCGAGGCCTTCGCCATCGCCGGCACGACCCTTCGGGTGCACCAGGTGGTGGTGGACAACGGCAAGCCGGTGTCGCGGGTGCTCGCCATCGCTGCGAGGCACATCGTTCTCGCCACCGGTGCGAGCGAGCGGCTGCCGCTGTTCCCGGGCAATCGGACGCCCGGGGTCGTCGGGGCGCTCACGGCGTTCCTGCGGGCCGAGCGCTTCGGGGTCTGGCCAGGACGGCGGGCGCTATTCACCACACCCAACAGCTTCGCCTACCGGCTGGCGCTGCATGTCGCCGATGCCGGGATCGAGGTGCAACGTATCGTCGACAGCCGGCTCAGCACCACCTCACGCTTTGTCGATTTCGCCAAGGCAACCGGCATCACCCTCGCCTCGGCGCTGGCCCCGAGCCATGCCGAGCCGCTGCAGCGCAACCAGCCCGGGCTGCGGGTCGGCTTTGCCGTCGCAATCGACGGGATCGCCCAGGACTCGAGCGCCATGGAGACCGACCAACTGGTCGCCGCCGGGGCCTGGCAGCCGGACATCCTGCTCTGGCTTCGCGCCGGCGGGAGGGCGGCCTGGGATCAGGCCAATGGCTGGCTCGGTCCGCAGGGCACACTGCCTGCGGTGGCGCTGGCCGGCGCTGCCGCCGGCTACCACACCACGGCTGCCGCATTGAGCAGCGGCAAGGCGGCCGTACTCGGCCTGCTCGGCAAGATGGCGCCGCCGGTGGTCGATGCGATTATCGAGGAAGCCTTCGAGACGCCCGACGCGCGCACCCCGATTGCACCGTTCCGCAGCTCGGCGCGGAGCGGCACCTATCTCGATCGCGGATCGTCTCTGATCACCCGGCGCGCGGCCGCGGCCAGCAGATACGGCATATCCGGCCTCGCCACGCGCGCCGTGCAACTGGGGCTCGCCGACATCGCCGCCGCCGTAGATATCGGCGCCATAACGGCGCGCGATGCCGGCTCGGTGGCGGCCGAACGCTGCGCGCTGTCGGGAGAGATCCGCGATGTCGGCTGGCGCGTGCCGGCGCAGCCGGCGCCGGACCAGGAGGTGCCGCTGCCGCCTGCCTATCTTGCCGGCCGCTTCGGCGACAAGGCGCAGATCTGGACGATCACTGCCGCGGACGCCCGCTCGTTCGAGCCGGGCTGCCTGGTGTTCGAGAATTCCGAGACCAGCGATCCGCTCAAGGCGATCGGCGTCACGTTTGCGCCGCATCGGGCCGGCGCCAATGGCGGCATCGCACTACTGCGCAGCGGGCCGGACGCTGCGGGGACCGAGCTCTATGTGCGGGATGCCGGGACAGCGGTTGCGGCGCGGCTGGTGGAGAGGTTGAAGCTGCGTTCCTGA
- the ccmI gene encoding c-type cytochrome biogenesis protein CcmI, with protein sequence MIFWSLAFVVTAVACAALYYAGAGRRVNAAAAVVDSPEVAHLKLQLKEIESDLALGRLGAAEATAAKGELARELMRLKATAKPATDAGARRGLVAAAAVVTAVLAFGVYGALGRPDLPAQPLAERQDMPPPEMTLDDAIARIEAQLRAKPDDLRGWTVIAPAYMQMGRFVDAATALRKAIELDGPTADRETDLGEALMMAKDGDASGEPLALFRSAANRDVTHVRSRYYLASEAMREGDFKTAKAEWQGLLQLSKGGESWLANAEAGLAAAEAGLNGGEVPDNSAIAGMVEGLSSRLHQDGGTIDEWTRLVRSRLVLGQTELAQTAYDAARKAYPNAGDRTELDVLAADNGLVASN encoded by the coding sequence ATGATATTTTGGTCGCTCGCTTTTGTGGTCACAGCCGTCGCCTGCGCCGCGCTCTATTATGCGGGGGCCGGACGAAGGGTCAACGCGGCTGCCGCTGTTGTAGACAGCCCCGAGGTGGCGCACCTGAAACTGCAGCTCAAAGAAATCGAATCGGACCTGGCGCTCGGCCGCCTCGGCGCCGCCGAGGCGACGGCGGCGAAAGGCGAGCTGGCGCGCGAGCTGATGCGGTTGAAGGCAACGGCGAAACCGGCGACCGATGCGGGCGCGCGGCGCGGCCTCGTAGCGGCAGCGGCGGTGGTGACTGCCGTGCTGGCCTTCGGCGTCTATGGCGCGCTGGGGCGCCCTGACCTGCCGGCGCAGCCGCTGGCCGAGCGCCAGGACATGCCGCCGCCGGAGATGACGCTCGACGACGCGATTGCCCGTATCGAGGCCCAGCTCAGGGCCAAACCCGACGATCTGCGCGGCTGGACGGTGATCGCACCCGCCTACATGCAGATGGGCCGCTTCGTCGACGCGGCGACCGCGCTGCGCAAGGCGATCGAACTCGACGGTCCGACCGCCGACCGCGAGACCGATCTGGGCGAAGCGCTGATGATGGCCAAGGACGGCGACGCCTCGGGCGAACCGCTGGCGCTGTTCCGCAGCGCCGCCAATCGCGATGTGACCCATGTGCGCTCGCGCTACTATCTCGCCAGCGAGGCGATGCGGGAGGGCGATTTCAAGACGGCCAAGGCCGAGTGGCAGGGCCTCTTGCAGCTGAGCAAGGGCGGCGAGAGCTGGCTTGCCAATGCCGAGGCTGGCCTCGCCGCCGCCGAAGCGGGCCTCAACGGCGGCGAGGTGCCGGACAATTCCGCTATTGCCGGCATGGTCGAGGGGCTGTCGAGCCGGCTCCACCAGGATGGCGGCACGATCGACGAATGGACGCGCCTAGTGCGCTCCCGGCTCGTTCTCGGGCAGACGGAGCTCGCTCAAACGGCGTATGATGCAGCTCGCAAAGCCTATCCCAATGCCGGAGATCGCACCGAGCTCGATGTTCTCGCCGCGGATAATGGACTGGTGGCAAGCAATTGA
- the ccmE gene encoding cytochrome c maturation protein CcmE gives MTQKQKRLTRKQKRLAVIAGLGVILIAAGGFLAWALRGQVVFFYSPSEIHERAVAAGTPIRLGGLVKEGTWKRVGETSDFVVTDGQTEMATHYVGLLPDLFREGQGVVVEGSVTPQGTFAATNVLAKHDENYMPKQLVDELKKRGEWQRDGAPL, from the coding sequence TTGACGCAAAAGCAGAAACGCCTGACTCGCAAACAGAAGCGCCTGGCGGTGATCGCTGGCCTTGGCGTGATCCTTATCGCGGCGGGAGGCTTTCTGGCCTGGGCCTTGCGCGGACAAGTGGTGTTCTTTTACTCGCCGAGCGAAATCCATGAGCGGGCGGTCGCCGCTGGAACACCGATCCGGCTGGGCGGACTGGTCAAGGAAGGCACCTGGAAGCGTGTCGGGGAAACCTCGGATTTCGTAGTGACCGACGGCCAGACTGAAATGGCGACGCACTACGTCGGGCTGTTGCCCGACCTGTTCCGCGAGGGGCAGGGCGTGGTGGTCGAGGGCAGCGTCACGCCGCAGGGAACCTTCGCGGCAACCAACGTGCTGGCCAAGCACGATGAGAACTACATGCCCAAGCAACTGGTCGACGAGCTGAAGAAGCGCGGCGAATGGCAGCGTGATGGAGCTCCGCTGTGA
- a CDS encoding heme lyase CcmF/NrfE family subunit has protein sequence MSIELGHFALVLAFAISAISAIVGLMFWKREALAGYLQQGAVLQFVLVAAAFAALIQAFVVSDFSLKLAYEHANSAQPLIFKITAVWGNHEGSMLLWVLILVIMGAGVAAFGRSLPKDLLTLVLAVQSLIAAAFTGFTLFTSNPFLRLSPAPFEGKDLNPILQDIGLAIHPPLLYLGYVGFSVCFSFAMAALISGRIDAAWARWVRPWTLLSWCFLTLGIAMGSYWAYYELGWGGWWFWDPVENASFMPWLAGTALLHSALVMEKRNALKVWTIFLAIITFSLSLLGTFMVRSGILTSVHTFASDPTRGMVILALLAAFIGGAFSLFAFRASTLRVGGLFAPISREGALILNNLFLATATVAVLVGTLYPLLLDALVGETISVGEPFFNLTFGVIMAPLLIILPFGPFLAWKRGDLIAVTQRLAGAAGLALFAAVLCFALTGGEVSLAPLGLLLGFWVAFGALAELVDRAKFFRTDVVTSFRRLFGLPRTAWSTAIAHFGIGVTVIGIVAASAWQQELVTTMVPGQGVVIAEHQVTFEGMEHVEGPNFVSDTGRFAVRAPGGGVRTALAERRIYNASGQPTTEAAIETYGFSQLYVQLGEPQPDGKSVVRLWYKPYVTLIWLGCLLMAGAGFLSLSYRRLRIGAPKPASARAAAE, from the coding sequence ATGAGCATCGAACTCGGCCATTTCGCCCTGGTTCTGGCTTTCGCCATTTCGGCCATTTCGGCCATTGTCGGGCTGATGTTCTGGAAGCGCGAGGCGCTGGCCGGCTACCTGCAGCAGGGCGCGGTGCTGCAGTTCGTCCTGGTCGCCGCCGCCTTCGCGGCGCTGATCCAGGCTTTCGTGGTTTCCGATTTCTCGCTGAAGCTCGCCTATGAGCATGCCAACTCGGCGCAGCCGCTGATCTTCAAGATCACCGCCGTGTGGGGCAACCACGAGGGCTCGATGCTGCTCTGGGTACTGATCCTCGTCATAATGGGCGCCGGGGTCGCGGCTTTCGGGCGCAGCCTGCCCAAGGACCTGCTGACCCTGGTGCTGGCGGTGCAGAGCCTGATCGCTGCGGCCTTCACCGGCTTTACGCTGTTTACTTCCAATCCGTTTCTGCGGCTCTCCCCGGCCCCGTTCGAGGGCAAGGATCTCAACCCGATCCTGCAGGATATCGGCCTCGCCATCCATCCGCCGCTGCTCTATCTCGGCTATGTCGGCTTTTCGGTGTGCTTCAGCTTCGCCATGGCCGCCCTGATTTCGGGCCGCATCGATGCGGCCTGGGCGCGCTGGGTGCGGCCGTGGACGCTGCTCAGCTGGTGCTTTCTGACCCTCGGCATCGCCATGGGCTCGTACTGGGCCTATTACGAGCTCGGCTGGGGTGGCTGGTGGTTCTGGGATCCGGTGGAGAATGCCAGCTTCATGCCCTGGCTCGCCGGCACGGCGCTGCTCCACTCCGCCCTGGTCATGGAAAAGCGCAACGCACTGAAGGTCTGGACGATCTTTCTCGCCATCATCACCTTCTCGCTGAGCCTGCTCGGCACCTTCATGGTGCGCTCGGGCATCCTCACCTCGGTGCACACCTTCGCCTCCGATCCGACCCGCGGCATGGTGATCCTGGCGCTGCTCGCGGCGTTCATCGGCGGGGCCTTCTCGCTGTTCGCCTTCCGCGCCTCGACCCTCAGGGTGGGCGGGCTGTTCGCGCCGATCAGCCGCGAAGGGGCGCTGATCCTCAACAACCTGTTCCTCGCCACGGCCACAGTGGCCGTGCTGGTGGGAACGCTCTATCCGCTGCTGCTCGACGCATTGGTCGGCGAGACCATTTCAGTGGGCGAACCCTTCTTCAACCTCACCTTCGGGGTGATCATGGCGCCGCTGTTGATCATCCTGCCGTTCGGGCCGTTCCTCGCCTGGAAGCGCGGCGACCTGATCGCGGTGACGCAGCGGCTGGCCGGCGCCGCCGGGCTCGCCCTGTTCGCCGCAGTGCTGTGCTTCGCGCTGACCGGGGGCGAGGTGTCGCTGGCGCCGCTCGGTCTGCTGCTCGGCTTCTGGGTCGCTTTCGGCGCGTTGGCCGAACTGGTCGACCGGGCGAAATTCTTCCGCACTGACGTCGTCACCTCGTTCCGGCGGTTGTTCGGGCTGCCGCGCACCGCATGGTCGACGGCGATCGCGCATTTCGGCATCGGCGTCACGGTGATCGGCATCGTCGCGGCCAGCGCCTGGCAGCAGGAACTGGTGACGACCATGGTGCCGGGGCAGGGCGTGGTGATCGCCGAGCACCAGGTGACGTTCGAGGGCATGGAGCATGTCGAGGGTCCGAACTTCGTCTCCGATACCGGCCGTTTCGCCGTTCGTGCTCCCGGTGGTGGCGTGCGCACGGCGCTGGCCGAGCGGCGCATCTACAATGCCAGCGGCCAGCCGACCACCGAGGCGGCGATCGAGACCTACGGCTTCAGCCAGCTTTACGTGCAGCTGGGCGAACCGCAGCCTGACGGCAAATCCGTCGTACGGCTCTGGTACAAGCCTTACGTGACGCTCATCTGGCTCGGCTGCCTGCTGATGGCTGGCGCCGGTTTCCTATCGCTGAGCTACCGCCGGCTGCGCATTGGCGCGCCCAAGCCGGCATCCGCCCGGGCGGCCGCCGAATGA
- a CDS encoding cytochrome c-type biogenesis protein → MRALLALVMLVLLSVPALAVRPDEMLADPVLETRARAISEGLRCLVCQNQSIDDSDADLAHDLRVLVRERLTAGDSDQQVRDYLVARYGEYVLLNPVMAPHTLLLWIAAPAVLLIGGIVVFAGARRKRAAGQTALTEDEVRALEELER, encoded by the coding sequence ATGAGGGCCCTGCTGGCGCTTGTCATGCTGGTGCTGTTGAGCGTGCCGGCGCTGGCGGTGCGGCCCGACGAGATGCTGGCCGACCCGGTGCTCGAGACGCGGGCGCGGGCCATCTCAGAGGGCCTGCGCTGCCTCGTCTGCCAGAACCAGTCGATCGACGATTCCGACGCGGACCTGGCGCACGACCTGCGCGTGCTGGTGCGTGAACGCCTGACCGCCGGCGACAGCGACCAGCAGGTGCGCGACTACCTCGTGGCGCGCTATGGCGAATATGTGCTGCTCAATCCGGTGATGGCGCCGCATACCCTGCTGCTGTGGATCGCCGCACCGGCGGTGCTGCTGATCGGCGGCATCGTGGTGTTCGCCGGGGCGCGGCGGAAGCGCGCCGCCGGGCAGACTGCGCTGACCGAAGACGAGGTCAGGGCACTCGAGGAGTTGGAGCGCTAG
- a CDS encoding sulfite exporter TauE/SafE family protein — protein MSPIDLLPADLDLTAALALVLLSLVTSLITATFSLGGGTLMVAVLALVFPPIVVVPLHGAIQLGSNSGRALVQRAHIQWSLVLWLSLGGAIGTVIGGQFASLLPASALQVAIGAFVLLTTWLPQPKLVGRSRLAQVVGGAVIAAVSMVVGATGPLVAVFIKGLDDRRQLVATHAMLMTLQNSFKLGMFVLLGFAFAAYLPLIAAMILSGFVGTAIGSRLLVRVPEAAFRWGFKLVLTLVALDLLRTALF, from the coding sequence GTGTCCCCTATCGACCTCCTCCCCGCCGATCTTGACCTCACAGCGGCCCTCGCGCTGGTCCTGCTGAGTCTCGTCACCTCACTGATCACCGCCACTTTCTCACTCGGGGGCGGCACGCTGATGGTGGCCGTGCTGGCGCTGGTGTTCCCGCCTATCGTGGTGGTGCCGCTGCACGGCGCCATCCAGCTCGGCTCCAATAGCGGGCGGGCCCTGGTGCAGCGTGCGCATATCCAGTGGTCGCTGGTGCTGTGGCTGTCGCTCGGCGGGGCGATCGGCACGGTGATCGGCGGTCAGTTCGCCAGCCTGCTGCCCGCCAGCGCATTGCAGGTCGCCATCGGCGCCTTCGTGCTGCTGACCACCTGGCTGCCGCAGCCGAAGCTCGTCGGGCGGTCGCGGCTGGCGCAGGTCGTCGGCGGCGCGGTGATCGCCGCGGTATCGATGGTGGTGGGCGCCACCGGACCGCTGGTGGCGGTGTTCATCAAGGGCCTGGACGACCGACGGCAACTGGTCGCCACCCACGCCATGCTGATGACGCTGCAGAACAGCTTCAAGCTGGGGATGTTCGTGCTGCTCGGCTTCGCCTTTGCCGCCTACCTGCCGCTGATCGCCGCGATGATCCTCTCGGGGTTCGTCGGCACGGCGATCGGCAGCCGGTTGCTGGTGCGGGTGCCCGAGGCCGCATTCCGCTGGGGCTTCAAGCTGGTGCTGACGCTGGTGGCGCTCGACCTGCTGCGCACCGCCCTTTTCTAG
- a CDS encoding Do family serine endopeptidase, with product MPSTKFNARRWLGASALAILAGIGGGTAFVAATAPSTAQTATLLPAAQITPPAVTNAPNFADLVEAVKPAVVSIIVEGGEKDNPRQLQRGGPQFRFNFPDLPDDHPFKDFMDQFGQQFGQGGGQGGGQGGQQQPPRKFMAAGSGFAISADGYIVTNNHVVENADKVTVVFDDGKEMTAKVVGTDAKTDLAVVKVEGVTDLPFVKLAENEIRVGEWVVAVGNPFGLGGTVTAGIVSARGRDIAGSAYGDFLQIDAAVNTGNSGGPDFNMQGEVVGVNTAIFSPNGGNVGIAFAIPASVVKQVTTQLIENGTVTRGFLGVGIQDVSRDIADSVGLKDAAGALVTEPTKDSPADKAGVKSGDVITAVDGKSVSNALDLSRTIAGKNPGTAVELSVWRDGKEQKISVTLGKLDEAAAPSEEQQQAPAEEPAAPAPTSVGLTLVPNSGGEGLLIQDVDPNSAAAEKGFAVGDTILEVNNQPVSSVADFEKAVQGVKDAGRSTALVKAQRDGNTRFIGLPITEGKS from the coding sequence ATGCCCTCGACTAAGTTCAACGCTCGCCGCTGGCTCGGGGCTTCGGCCCTGGCGATCCTCGCCGGCATCGGTGGTGGCACCGCCTTCGTCGCGGCCACTGCCCCGTCGACCGCTCAGACTGCAACCCTGCTGCCGGCTGCCCAGATTACCCCGCCCGCCGTGACCAACGCCCCGAACTTCGCCGACCTCGTCGAGGCGGTGAAGCCCGCCGTGGTGTCGATCATCGTCGAAGGTGGCGAAAAGGACAATCCGCGCCAGCTGCAGCGTGGCGGCCCGCAGTTCCGGTTCAACTTCCCCGACCTGCCCGACGACCATCCGTTCAAGGACTTCATGGACCAGTTCGGCCAGCAGTTCGGTCAGGGCGGCGGTCAGGGTGGCGGCCAGGGCGGACAGCAACAGCCGCCGCGCAAGTTCATGGCGGCCGGCTCTGGTTTCGCCATCTCGGCTGACGGCTACATCGTCACCAACAACCACGTCGTCGAGAACGCCGACAAGGTGACCGTGGTGTTCGACGACGGCAAGGAAATGACCGCCAAGGTGGTCGGCACCGATGCCAAGACGGACCTCGCCGTGGTCAAGGTCGAAGGCGTCACCGATCTGCCCTTCGTCAAGCTGGCCGAGAACGAGATCCGGGTCGGCGAATGGGTGGTGGCCGTCGGCAACCCATTCGGCCTTGGCGGCACCGTGACCGCCGGTATCGTCTCGGCGCGCGGCCGTGACATCGCCGGCTCGGCCTACGGCGATTTCCTGCAGATCGACGCCGCGGTGAACACCGGCAACTCCGGTGGCCCCGACTTCAACATGCAGGGTGAAGTGGTCGGCGTGAACACCGCCATCTTCTCCCCCAATGGCGGCAATGTCGGTATCGCCTTCGCCATCCCGGCCAGCGTCGTCAAGCAGGTGACCACCCAGCTGATCGAGAACGGCACGGTGACCCGTGGCTTCCTCGGCGTCGGCATTCAGGATGTCAGCCGTGACATTGCCGACAGCGTCGGACTGAAGGACGCGGCCGGTGCGCTCGTTACCGAACCGACCAAGGACAGCCCGGCCGACAAGGCCGGCGTGAAGTCCGGCGACGTCATCACTGCCGTGGACGGCAAGTCGGTCAGCAACGCGCTCGACCTCAGCCGCACCATTGCCGGCAAGAACCCCGGCACCGCCGTGGAACTGTCGGTCTGGCGCGACGGCAAGGAGCAGAAGATCTCCGTGACGCTGGGTAAACTCGACGAAGCCGCTGCGCCGTCCGAGGAGCAGCAGCAGGCTCCGGCCGAGGAACCCGCGGCTCCGGCTCCGACCAGCGTCGGCCTGACCCTGGTGCCCAACTCGGGCGGTGAGGGCCTCTTGATCCAGGACGTGGATCCGAACTCGGCTGCTGCCGAAAAGGGCTTCGCCGTCGGCGACACCATCCTCGAGGTCAACAACCAGCCGGTCTCGTCGGTCGCCGACTTCGAAAAGGCCGTGCAGGGCGTCAAGGACGCCGGCCGCAGCACGGCTCTGGTCAAGGCACAGCGCGACGGCAACACCCGCTTCATCGGGCTGCCGATCACCGAAGGCAAGTCGTAA
- a CDS encoding response regulator transcription factor, with translation MKILLIEDDREAASYLIQALDEAGHIAHHASDGETGYAMASSMDYDVLVVDRMLPRRDGLSIIESLRAEDNHTPVLILSALGEVDDRVTGLRAGGDDYLVKPYAFTELLARIEVLARRSSPAEAATSFEVGGLALDRLSRKVERDGEVILLQPREFRLLEYLMKNAGKVVTRTMLLENVWDYHFDPQTNVIDVHMSRLRAKIDKGHANPLLHTIRGAGYMIRD, from the coding sequence ATGAAGATTCTGTTGATCGAAGACGACCGCGAGGCAGCGAGTTACCTGATCCAGGCGCTGGATGAGGCCGGCCACATCGCCCACCACGCCAGCGACGGGGAGACCGGCTACGCCATGGCCTCCTCGATGGATTACGACGTCCTGGTGGTCGATCGCATGCTGCCGCGCCGCGATGGGCTGTCGATCATCGAAAGCCTGCGCGCCGAGGACAACCACACGCCGGTACTGATCCTGTCGGCGCTGGGCGAGGTGGACGATCGGGTGACCGGGCTGCGCGCCGGGGGCGACGACTACCTGGTCAAGCCCTACGCCTTCACCGAGCTGCTGGCCCGCATCGAGGTGTTGGCGCGCCGCTCGTCGCCGGCCGAAGCGGCCACCAGCTTCGAGGTCGGCGGCCTGGCGCTCGATCGGCTCAGCCGCAAGGTGGAGCGCGACGGCGAGGTGATCCTGCTGCAGCCGCGTGAGTTCCGCCTGCTCGAGTATCTGATGAAGAACGCCGGCAAGGTGGTCACCCGCACCATGCTGCTCGAGAACGTCTGGGACTATCACTTCGACCCGCAGACCAATGTCATCGACGTGCACATGTCGCGGCTGCGCGCCAAGATCGACAAGGGCCACGCCAACCCGCTGCTGCATACCATCCGCGGCGCGGGCTACATGATCCGCGACTGA
- a CDS encoding sensor histidine kinase: MFRLAQLWRTTTVRLTALFMLIFVIFAVVLLGLVTWQTSVQLQRQQTDAIDRETVQIKRMDSDSGFRATIIAVQRLASQPGPGIYYLADPSGQLIIGNVTDLPPEVLAEPGTYSFNYSKPRPFDDPQTDSAVPQRTGYAVVRSEKLASGLILVVGRDVVERRGFTAILLQWFAVGAGGILLFSLVAGVLTAVRVLRRIDTISSTSNKIMSGNLSERVPVTGRNDEFDALATNLNLMLDRIEQLMQGMKEVTDNVAHDLKTPLTRLRNKAESALRDGQSEATRKEALETTIEESDKLIKTFNALLMIARAEAGTPSGALSEIDLSAVVADVAELYGPLAEDEGLRLETDVEPGIRINGNRELLGQALVNLIENALKYYEPEEGKAGLITVGLKRTGARVRIEVADNGPGIPAEDRDRVIERFVRLEKSRTEPGSGLGLSLVAAVAQLHKGELRLEDNMPGVRAVIELPG; encoded by the coding sequence ATGTTCCGGCTCGCCCAGCTCTGGCGCACCACCACGGTGCGCCTCACTGCGCTGTTCATGCTGATCTTCGTGATCTTCGCAGTGGTGCTGCTGGGGCTGGTCACCTGGCAGACCTCGGTGCAGCTGCAACGCCAGCAGACCGATGCCATCGACCGCGAGACCGTGCAGATCAAGCGCATGGACAGCGATTCCGGCTTCCGCGCCACCATCATCGCGGTACAGCGGCTCGCCAGTCAGCCGGGGCCCGGAATCTACTACCTTGCCGATCCCTCAGGTCAGCTGATCATCGGCAACGTTACGGACCTGCCGCCCGAAGTACTGGCCGAGCCAGGGACCTACAGCTTCAACTATTCCAAGCCCCGGCCGTTCGACGATCCGCAGACCGACAGTGCTGTGCCGCAGCGCACCGGCTATGCCGTGGTGCGCTCCGAAAAGCTCGCCAGCGGACTGATCCTGGTGGTTGGCCGGGACGTGGTGGAGCGGCGCGGCTTTACCGCCATCCTGTTGCAATGGTTTGCCGTGGGCGCCGGCGGCATCCTGCTGTTCTCGCTGGTGGCCGGGGTGCTCACCGCCGTGCGCGTGCTGCGCCGCATCGATACGATTTCGTCGACCTCCAACAAGATCATGTCGGGCAACCTCAGCGAGCGCGTGCCGGTGACCGGCCGCAACGACGAGTTCGACGCCCTTGCGACCAACCTCAACCTGATGCTCGATCGTATCGAACAGCTGATGCAGGGCATGAAGGAGGTGACCGATAACGTCGCCCACGACCTCAAGACGCCGCTGACGCGGCTGCGCAACAAGGCGGAGTCGGCGCTGCGCGACGGACAGAGCGAGGCGACCCGCAAGGAGGCCCTCGAAACCACCATCGAGGAGAGCGACAAGCTCATCAAGACCTTCAACGCCCTGCTGATGATCGCCCGCGCCGAGGCGGGAACGCCTTCGGGCGCCCTCAGCGAGATCGACCTGAGCGCCGTGGTGGCCGATGTTGCCGAGCTCTACGGGCCGCTGGCCGAGGACGAGGGCCTGAGGCTCGAGACCGACGTCGAACCGGGGATCCGGATCAATGGCAACCGCGAACTGCTCGGGCAGGCCCTCGTCAACCTGATCGAGAACGCGCTGAAATACTATGAGCCCGAGGAGGGCAAGGCCGGCCTGATCACGGTCGGCCTGAAGCGCACCGGCGCCCGTGTGCGCATCGAAGTGGCCGATAACGGCCCCGGCATCCCGGCTGAGGACCGCGACCGCGTCATCGAGCGTTTCGTGCGGCTGGAAAAGAGCCGGACTGAACCAGGTTCGGGGCTGGGCCTCTCGCTGGTGGCAGCGGTGGCGCAACTGCACAAGGGGGAGTTGCGGCTGGAGGACAACATGCCGGGCGTTCGGGCCGTGATCGAACTGCCGGGGTAG